A region of Deinococcota bacterium DNA encodes the following proteins:
- a CDS encoding DNA recombination/repair protein RecA → MTLSAERQKSLDSTLLKIEKQFGKGAIMRLGTDSGILDQGVISTGSMSVDLALGVGGVPRGRVVE, encoded by the coding sequence ATGACCCTAAGCGCAGAACGGCAGAAGTCGCTGGACAGCACCCTCCTGAAGATCGAAAAGCAGTTCGGTAAGGGCGCCATCATGCGCTTGGGCACCGACAGCGGCATCCTCGACCAGGGCGTCATCTCCACCGGCTCGATGTCGGTGGATTTGGCCCTCGGCGTCGGCGGCGTGCCCAGAGGCCGCGTCGTCGAGA